A portion of the Eulemur rufifrons isolate Redbay chromosome 30, OSU_ERuf_1, whole genome shotgun sequence genome contains these proteins:
- the SLC25A53 gene encoding solute carrier family 25 member 53 → MGEKSHSSGKEIQHGMRGEAPGKKSWHSQAYALGAISNFMSTFLTFPIYKVVFRQQIHAVAMSEAVRQLWHEGPQYFYRGIYPPLLSKTLQGTLLFGTYDSLLSSLSPVGPHSLGHRWAAGLMSGVVEAVALSPFERVQNVLQDGRKQARFPSTFSILKEFNSYGLWGRLSLGYYRGFWPVLARNSLGSALYFSFKDPIQEGLAEQGLPHWVPALVSGSVNGTITCLVLYPLIVLVANMQSHIGWQSMPSLWASAQNVWDTRGRKLLLIYRGGSLVILRSSVTWGLTTAIHDFLQRKSHSRKELKID, encoded by the coding sequence ATGGGGGAGAAGAGCCACTCTTCCGGAAAGGAGATTCAGCACGGGATGCGAGGAGAGGCTCCAGGAAAGAAAAGCTGGCACTCCCAGGCCTACGCCCTTGGGGCCATTTCCAACTTCATGTCTACTTTTCTGACCTTTCCCATCTATAAGGTGGTGTTCCGGCAACAGATCCATGCTGTGGCGATGTCAGAGGCTGTGAGACAACTTTGGCATGAAGGTCCTCAGTACTTCTACCGCGGAATCTACCCCCCTCTTCTCTCCAAGACATTGCAAGGGACTCTACTGTTTGGGACTTATGATAGCCTGCTGAGCTCTCTCTCCCCTGTTGGGCCACACTCCCTGGGACACCGCTGGGCTGCAGGGCTCATGTCTGGTGTGGTGGAGGCTGTGGCACTCAGCCCCTTTGAAAGGGTGCAAAATGTGCTCCAGGATGGTCGCAAGCAAGCTCGCTTCCCCAGCACCTTCAGCATTCTCAAGGAATTCAACTCTTATGGGCTTTGGGGGCGGCTGTCACTGGGCTACTATCGTGGTTTCTGGCCTGTCCTTGCCAGGAACAGCCTGGGGagtgctttatatttttctttcaaagaccCCATCCAGGAGGGCTTGGCAGAGCAAGGCCTACCCCATTGGGTTCCTGCCTTGGTGTCTGGTAGTGTCAATGGAACAATCACCTGCCTAGTTCTGTATCCTCTGATTGTGCTGGTTGCCAATATGCAGTCCCATATTGGCTGGCAGAGCATGCCAAGCCTGTGGGCCTCTGCCCAGAATGTGTGGGACACTCGTGGCCGAAAGTTGCTCCTGATCTACCGTGGAGGCTCCCTGGTCATCCTAAGGTCCAGCGTGACGTGGGGCCTCACTACAGCAATCCATGACTTCCTGCAGAGAAAGTCTCACTCCAGGAAAGAGCTGAAGATTGACTAG